One part of the Cellvibrionales bacterium genome encodes these proteins:
- a CDS encoding sirohydrochlorin chelatase codes for MTHTILLVGHGSRDVNGNIEIEKFTQQWREKLPQQRIELCFIEFADVMLDQGLANAAHNSKRVVVIPLILNAAGHVKMEIPEHIAHARKKFPQCEFIYAPHLGACDEILAILRRRLTASMNAMDVPDPATTGVILLGRGSSDRQANGEVAKMARWLQEDAFSRNVRHELVDFAFTGITYPRLERVVQRQVKLGMLQIAILPYYLFTGTLVERIKRQVARLQQQFPQVIFHCGDYFGFEKEIFTLLEKHIQDAVYHKQAMPCDGCRFREIAHELGHGHSHDHSHDHAHDHTHDHSHDHHAHDRDHQHAPA; via the coding sequence ATGACACATACTATTTTGCTCGTCGGTCACGGCTCGCGCGATGTGAACGGCAATATCGAAATCGAAAAGTTTACGCAGCAATGGCGGGAAAAACTGCCGCAGCAGCGCATTGAATTGTGTTTTATAGAATTTGCCGATGTGATGTTGGATCAAGGCTTGGCGAACGCCGCCCACAATTCCAAACGCGTGGTAGTGATTCCGTTAATTCTCAACGCCGCTGGCCATGTCAAAATGGAAATTCCAGAACACATTGCACACGCGCGCAAAAAATTTCCGCAGTGCGAATTCATTTACGCGCCACACCTCGGTGCCTGCGATGAAATTCTTGCCATTCTGCGTCGCCGCCTCACTGCTTCCATGAATGCGATGGATGTGCCAGACCCCGCAACCACCGGCGTGATCTTGTTAGGGCGAGGCTCGTCTGATCGACAAGCCAACGGCGAAGTCGCCAAAATGGCGCGCTGGTTACAAGAAGATGCCTTTAGCAGAAATGTGCGTCATGAATTGGTGGACTTTGCATTTACTGGCATCACTTACCCGCGTTTAGAGCGCGTGGTGCAGCGCCAAGTGAAATTAGGCATGTTGCAAATCGCGATCCTGCCTTACTACTTATTCACCGGCACGCTGGTCGAACGCATCAAACGACAAGTGGCGCGTTTGCAGCAACAATTTCCGCAAGTCATTTTTCACTGTGGCGATTATTTCGGTTTTGAAAAAGAAATTTTTACGCTGTTGGAAAAACATATTCAAGATGCCGTGTATCACAAGCAAGCCATGCCTTGCGACGGCTGCCGCTTTCGTGAAATTGCACACGAACTCGGTCACGGACATTCGCATGATCACTCTCATGACCATGCGCATGACCATACACATGATCACAGCCATGACCATCACGCACACGATCGTGATCACCAACACGCGCCAGCGTGA
- a CDS encoding phosphotransferase, protein MKIPERLKPLIEDGIIDAVLRQLKSGKEAAVYLVQRGEHVRCAKVYKEAERRSFRQAAEYTEGRKSRNSRRARAMEKGSRYGKQEQESAWQTAEADALYRLSAVGMRVPRTYGFFEGVLLMDVIEDADGQPAPRLNDVLFSADEARQHHATLIQEVVRMLCAGLVHGDLSEFNILLAADGPIIIDFPQAVDAAQNNHAASLLERDVQNLADFFGRFAPELSETRYGKEIWALYAKGELTPETVLTGRFVDSTKKADVRGVLREIDAAIKEEMQRRERMQEQE, encoded by the coding sequence ATGAAGATTCCAGAACGCCTCAAACCGCTGATTGAAGACGGCATCATTGATGCTGTGTTGCGCCAATTAAAAAGTGGCAAAGAAGCAGCCGTCTACCTCGTGCAGCGCGGTGAACATGTGCGCTGCGCCAAAGTGTACAAAGAAGCCGAGCGGCGCAGTTTTCGTCAAGCCGCTGAGTACACCGAAGGCCGCAAATCACGCAACAGCCGCCGCGCGCGCGCCATGGAAAAAGGTTCGCGCTACGGCAAGCAAGAACAGGAATCCGCTTGGCAAACCGCAGAAGCGGATGCGCTGTATCGGCTGTCGGCCGTTGGTATGCGTGTACCGCGCACTTACGGTTTTTTTGAAGGCGTGTTGTTGATGGATGTGATTGAGGATGCCGATGGCCAGCCCGCGCCGCGCCTCAACGATGTGTTGTTTTCTGCCGACGAAGCGCGCCAGCATCACGCCACCTTGATACAAGAAGTGGTGCGTATGTTGTGTGCCGGTTTAGTACACGGCGATTTATCCGAATTTAATATTTTGCTCGCCGCCGACGGCCCCATCATCATTGATTTTCCGCAAGCTGTGGATGCTGCGCAGAACAATCACGCCGCGAGTTTGTTAGAGCGCGACGTGCAAAACCTCGCCGATTTTTTTGGCCGCTTTGCACCGGAATTATCAGAAACACGCTACGGCAAAGAAATCTGGGCGCTGTACGCCAAAGGCGAATTAACACCAGAAACTGTGCTTACAGGGCGCTTTGTGGATTCCACTAAAAAAGCCGATGTGCGCGGTGTACTGCGCGAAATTGACGCCGCCATCAAAGAAGAAATGCAGCGCCGCGAGCGCATGCAAGAGCAGGAGTAG
- a CDS encoding precorrin-8X methylmutase yields MTYTTNNSATEQMTRLGQQIEHESFATVDREAGEHPYTAEQWPVVRRMIHATADFEFNGLTQFHQRAIEAGVQAILNGGALIADVEMICVGVSKPRLAHFGVNLHQFISDNDVIRDAKAADSTRAVFAMRKAHQQGLLDGAIVGIGNAPTALLEILRLVREENAKPALIIGMPVGFVSAAESKDLLAECNTVPWIITRGRKGGSTLVVAAIHAVLALAENTQRAQQ; encoded by the coding sequence ATGACTTACACCACCAACAACAGCGCCACCGAACAGATGACCCGCTTGGGTCAGCAGATCGAACACGAATCGTTTGCCACGGTAGATCGCGAAGCCGGTGAGCACCCTTACACAGCCGAGCAATGGCCTGTTGTGCGCCGCATGATTCACGCCACCGCCGATTTTGAGTTCAACGGTTTAACACAATTTCATCAGCGCGCGATTGAAGCGGGTGTGCAAGCAATTCTGAACGGTGGTGCTTTGATTGCCGATGTAGAAATGATTTGTGTCGGCGTATCCAAGCCGCGTTTGGCACACTTTGGCGTGAACCTGCATCAATTCATCAGTGATAACGATGTGATCCGCGATGCGAAGGCAGCTGATTCCACGCGCGCCGTATTCGCCATGCGTAAAGCGCACCAACAAGGTTTGTTGGATGGAGCCATTGTCGGCATCGGCAACGCGCCCACTGCGCTGCTAGAAATATTGCGCTTGGTGCGTGAGGAAAACGCAAAACCTGCGCTCATCATTGGTATGCCAGTGGGTTTTGTTTCGGCCGCTGAATCGAAAGATTTGTTGGCGGAGTGCAATACCGTGCCGTGGATTATTACGCGCGGACGCAAAGGCGGTTCTACACTCGTCGTCGCCGCCATTCACGCAGTCTTAGCCTTGGCAGAAAACACACAGCGCGCGCAACAATAA
- the cbiE gene encoding precorrin-6y C5,15-methyltransferase (decarboxylating) subunit CbiE: MNAMHRCAVIGVLDNGCEGLTAQAEKILRTADVVIGGTRTLKLFAASLKDNSITHDLTGNMRSIPLWIREAQQQGLRCAVLATGDPLCHGIANYLAAQLCFDALEILPNTSTIQLACARFGIPWQDLHIVSIHSKDAGEWQEGATPAHGLYALRRALTQHDKLAVLTSPENTPDRIARLLLAANLQHDFQIAVAENLCCDDENLVSDLSIETIADKKFAELNVVLLWRIAPKAAPVLFGHADSAFQQRYPEKGLITKREVRAVSLARMQLRQDSIVWDIGAGSGSVGVEAARLCPQGHVYAIEKNAGDCENALANRNNFALHNYTLLHAKAPEGLQDWPDPDAVFIGGSGGELTALIQLILQRLKPNGWLVMNFVTFENIAVAIEALKHSGAEWDITQMQSARSKPVLDMHRLAAENPVWIVCAKKAEAA, from the coding sequence ATGAATGCTATGCATCGCTGCGCCGTGATCGGTGTTCTAGACAACGGCTGTGAAGGCTTGACCGCACAGGCAGAAAAAATCCTACGCACTGCTGATGTTGTTATCGGCGGCACGCGCACGCTCAAGCTGTTTGCTGCATCACTGAAAGACAACAGCATCACACACGATCTCACTGGAAACATGCGCAGCATTCCACTGTGGATACGCGAGGCACAGCAACAGGGTTTGCGCTGCGCCGTACTCGCCACCGGCGACCCGCTGTGCCACGGCATTGCCAATTATCTTGCCGCGCAATTGTGTTTTGATGCACTGGAAATATTGCCCAACACATCCACCATCCAACTTGCTTGCGCGCGTTTTGGCATCCCTTGGCAAGATCTGCACATTGTTTCTATTCACAGCAAAGATGCGGGCGAGTGGCAAGAAGGTGCCACGCCAGCGCACGGGCTGTATGCGCTGCGCCGCGCGCTAACACAGCACGACAAACTGGCTGTGCTGACCAGCCCAGAAAACACACCCGACCGCATTGCGCGTTTACTGCTCGCGGCGAACTTGCAGCACGATTTCCAGATAGCTGTGGCAGAAAATCTGTGTTGCGATGATGAGAATCTCGTCAGTGATCTCAGCATTGAAACCATCGCCGACAAAAAATTTGCCGAACTCAATGTGGTTTTGCTGTGGCGCATCGCACCCAAAGCAGCGCCAGTGTTGTTTGGTCATGCCGACAGCGCGTTTCAGCAGCGCTATCCCGAGAAAGGCTTAATCACCAAACGCGAAGTGCGCGCGGTGTCCTTGGCGCGCATGCAATTGCGCCAAGACAGTATCGTGTGGGATATCGGCGCCGGTTCCGGCTCGGTGGGTGTTGAAGCCGCGCGTCTGTGTCCGCAAGGCCATGTCTACGCCATCGAAAAAAATGCCGGCGACTGTGAAAATGCTCTCGCCAATCGCAACAATTTTGCTTTGCACAACTACACGCTTCTGCACGCCAAAGCGCCAGAGGGTTTGCAAGATTGGCCGGATCCAGACGCGGTATTTATCGGCGGCTCTGGCGGCGAACTCACCGCGCTGATTCAACTGATTTTGCAGCGCTTAAAACCCAATGGTTGGCTGGTGATGAATTTTGTCACTTTTGAAAATATCGCTGTTGCTATCGAAGCTTTAAAACATTCTGGCGCGGAATGGGATATCACCCAAATGCAAAGTGCGCGCAGTAAACCTGTTTTAGATATGCACCGACTCGCGGCAGAAAATCCAGTGTGGATTGTGTGCGCGAAAAAAGCGGAGGCGGCATGA
- a CDS encoding CbtB-domain containing protein gives MTAATSTVSTQIAVRTGVLPALSSIAAGLLLIFAVGFSHMSAAHNAAHDTRHAAAFPCH, from the coding sequence ATGACTGCTGCTACTTCTACTGTTTCCACCCAAATCGCTGTACGAACGGGCGTATTGCCTGCGCTGTCATCTATCGCAGCAGGCCTGTTGTTGATTTTTGCTGTCGGCTTCTCGCACATGAGTGCCGCGCACAACGCCGCGCACGATACGCGTCACGCCGCTGCCTTTCCCTGCCACTAA
- the cobO gene encoding cob(I)yrinic acid a,c-diamide adenosyltransferase produces the protein MSTDNTRHQKKMQHRKEVMDAKIAAAQDERGVLLVHTGNGKGKSSSAFGMVARALGHGMRVGVVQFIKGAQSTGEETFFRRFPEVDYHVMGEGFTWETQDKSRDIEKAETAWEQAKKFLRDENINLVVLDELNIVLRLKYLDLHTVLADLKQRPAMQHVVVTGRGALPELIDIADTVSEINEVKHAFKAGVRAQKGVEM, from the coding sequence ATGTCTACCGACAACACACGCCACCAGAAAAAAATGCAGCACCGCAAAGAAGTGATGGATGCCAAAATTGCCGCTGCGCAAGACGAACGCGGCGTGCTGTTGGTGCATACCGGCAACGGCAAAGGCAAATCCAGCTCCGCATTTGGCATGGTGGCGCGCGCACTCGGTCACGGCATGCGCGTGGGCGTGGTGCAATTTATTAAAGGCGCGCAGAGCACCGGCGAAGAAACCTTTTTCCGCCGCTTCCCCGAAGTGGACTACCATGTGATGGGCGAAGGTTTTACTTGGGAAACACAGGATAAATCGCGCGATATTGAAAAAGCGGAAACCGCTTGGGAGCAGGCAAAAAAGTTTCTGCGCGATGAAAACATCAACCTCGTTGTGTTGGATGAATTAAACATCGTGCTGCGCCTGAAATATCTCGATCTCCACACTGTACTAGCCGATCTCAAACAGCGCCCCGCCATGCAACATGTTGTCGTCACTGGGCGCGGCGCACTGCCAGAACTGATCGACATCGCCGACACCGTGAGCGAAATTAACGAAGTCAAACACGCTTTCAAAGCCGGTGTGCGCGCGCAGAAAGGCGTGGAGATGTAA
- a CDS encoding cobalamin biosynthesis protein CbiG, which translates to MSDPTLHTVRVALVAITKHGAKQVAALAPALPCAEILVSEKVSGELGTITNKTTIYSGAMKDEIAPLFANYDQIVFFVSLGVVVRMIAPYLKSKEEDPGVIVVDDAGQFVIPVLSGHVGGANACAEQLADLIGATAVLTTASDVGKTIPVDILGRGLGWKLEAPKINVTRVSADVVNGELIAFVQEAGSPHWWIRPTPLPSNIHLFDNFSAVDLQRYKSVLWVTHAAVSDELWQQLHERLVVYRPPREAV; encoded by the coding sequence ATGAGTGATCCAACTTTACATACCGTGCGCGTGGCACTGGTCGCCATCACCAAACACGGCGCCAAACAAGTGGCAGCTCTGGCTCCCGCCTTGCCTTGCGCGGAGATTTTAGTTTCAGAAAAAGTGTCGGGCGAACTAGGTACGATCACGAATAAAACCACGATTTACAGTGGGGCGATGAAAGACGAAATTGCGCCACTGTTTGCCAATTACGATCAAATTGTTTTTTTTGTGTCCTTGGGTGTGGTGGTGCGCATGATTGCGCCATATCTGAAATCGAAAGAGGAAGATCCGGGCGTGATCGTGGTGGATGATGCGGGACAGTTTGTGATTCCGGTGTTGTCCGGTCACGTCGGCGGTGCGAATGCCTGCGCCGAACAACTGGCAGATTTGATCGGCGCCACGGCAGTTCTTACAACCGCATCCGATGTGGGAAAAACTATTCCGGTGGATATTTTAGGGCGCGGTCTCGGTTGGAAATTGGAAGCGCCAAAAATCAATGTCACGCGCGTGTCGGCTGATGTGGTGAACGGCGAATTGATTGCCTTTGTGCAGGAAGCCGGTTCACCGCATTGGTGGATACGCCCCACGCCACTACCGAGCAACATCCATCTGTTCGACAATTTTTCTGCCGTGGATTTGCAGCGCTACAAATCGGTGTTGTGGGTCACGCACGCCGCGGTTTCCGATGAATTATGGCAACAACTGCACGAGCGTTTGGTGGTGTATAGACCGCCACGGGAAGCCGTATGA
- a CDS encoding cobalt-precorrin-5B (C(1))-methyltransferase, with protein sequence MEKIPAKKRLRTGFSTGACSAAAARAAALGLVHGEVPTQVECLLANGQRVFFSIHDSSCTQSEAHAVVIKDAGDDPDATHGAHMTVHLKVLPDCENIIEFHNGAGVGLVTKPGLGLEVGGPAINPVPRKNIAENLREVASELLEQHGLSVTISVPGGEEMAKKTTNARLGILGGISILGTTGIVKPYSTSAFRASVVQGIQVAAKTGNDTVVLTTGGRTEKFTMQELPHLNDTCFIQMGDFLRYALDAAVKCKMREVVIGGMVGKLTKIAQGETITHAGRAEVDTGLLADIAATLGAPAVMCEAIRDNETARFAGEQMATINLSYEFHKALAEKVIATLLGRYPNKFQLRVLVCDFDGKKIAEAVS encoded by the coding sequence ATGGAAAAAATCCCCGCCAAAAAACGCCTGCGCACCGGATTTTCTACTGGCGCTTGTTCAGCGGCAGCAGCGCGTGCCGCCGCACTGGGTTTAGTTCACGGGGAAGTGCCGACGCAAGTGGAATGTTTATTGGCAAATGGTCAGCGCGTTTTTTTTTCTATTCATGACAGCAGTTGTACCCAATCAGAAGCGCATGCGGTGGTGATCAAAGATGCGGGCGATGATCCCGATGCTACGCACGGCGCGCACATGACGGTGCATCTAAAAGTTCTGCCAGATTGTGAAAACATAATTGAGTTTCACAATGGCGCAGGCGTGGGCCTTGTCACCAAACCTGGTTTAGGTCTTGAAGTTGGCGGCCCCGCTATCAACCCCGTACCGCGCAAAAATATTGCAGAAAATCTGCGCGAAGTCGCCAGTGAATTATTGGAACAACACGGTCTCTCGGTCACGATATCGGTGCCGGGTGGCGAAGAGATGGCAAAAAAAACCACCAATGCGCGCCTCGGTATTTTGGGCGGCATTTCTATACTCGGCACCACCGGCATCGTCAAACCGTATTCCACCAGCGCGTTTCGCGCGAGTGTGGTGCAGGGCATACAAGTGGCAGCAAAAACCGGCAACGACACCGTGGTGTTGACCACGGGTGGCCGCACCGAAAAATTTACCATGCAAGAACTGCCACATTTGAATGACACCTGCTTTATTCAAATGGGCGATTTTTTGCGCTACGCCTTGGACGCCGCCGTGAAATGCAAAATGCGCGAAGTGGTGATCGGCGGCATGGTGGGCAAACTCACCAAAATTGCACAGGGTGAAACCATTACGCACGCGGGGCGCGCGGAAGTTGATACTGGATTACTGGCCGATATTGCCGCTACTCTCGGTGCGCCTGCTGTTATGTGCGAAGCGATTCGCGACAACGAAACCGCACGCTTTGCCGGCGAACAAATGGCCACCATCAACCTTTCCTACGAATTTCATAAAGCCCTAGCAGAAAAAGTGATTGCCACTTTGTTAGGGCGCTATCCCAACAAATTTCAGTTGCGCGTTTTGGTGTGTGACTTCGACGGTAAAAAAATTGCGGAGGCTGTTTCTTAA
- a CDS encoding cobyrinate a,c-diamide synthase — MNTPRHCPALFITAPASGQGKTTVTAALARLHTRAGRRVRVFKCGPDFLDPMIHERACGQPVYQLDLWMGGEQHCRDLLYRAAGEADLILIEGVMGLFDGEPSSADLAQRFGIPVLAVINATAMAQTFGALAHGLATYRSNLPFAGVLANRVASDSYAELLRNSLPENMAWYGAVFRQEEATALPSRHLGLVQAEEIADLDARLNAMADALEKTATALLPPPVIFHSADETVEQEKMLAGKRIAIAHDAAFAFLYRANTDCLKNLGATLVYFSPLQDSALPDCDAVYLPGGYPELHLDALSKNSALKEALQQHHAVGKPLLAECGGLLYLLDSLSDKNGKRAAMAGLLRGDAVMQNKLANLGLHSVSLPEGEVRGHTFHHSQTTTPLTAHTMTQGKRGKPEPVYRDKKLLASYLHMYFPSNPTAIARLLNT, encoded by the coding sequence ATGAACACACCTCGCCACTGTCCGGCGCTGTTTATCACAGCGCCTGCATCGGGTCAGGGAAAGACTACCGTTACCGCCGCGCTGGCGCGTTTGCATACGCGCGCCGGTCGGCGCGTGCGTGTGTTCAAGTGCGGGCCCGATTTTCTCGACCCGATGATTCACGAGCGCGCTTGCGGGCAGCCGGTGTACCAACTGGATTTGTGGATGGGTGGCGAGCAGCACTGCCGCGACCTGCTCTACCGCGCCGCCGGTGAAGCAGATTTAATTCTGATCGAAGGCGTGATGGGTTTGTTTGACGGCGAGCCCTCCAGCGCCGACCTCGCGCAACGGTTTGGCATTCCCGTCTTGGCCGTGATCAATGCCACGGCGATGGCACAAACCTTCGGCGCACTCGCCCACGGTTTGGCCACTTATCGCAGCAATCTACCCTTTGCCGGCGTGCTGGCCAATCGCGTCGCCAGCGACAGCTACGCTGAGCTGTTGCGCAACAGCCTGCCAGAAAATATGGCGTGGTATGGCGCGGTGTTTCGTCAGGAAGAAGCCACCGCTCTGCCCTCGCGCCACCTCGGTTTGGTACAAGCGGAAGAAATTGCCGATCTCGATGCGCGCTTGAATGCAATGGCTGACGCATTGGAAAAAACAGCCACGGCATTACTGCCGCCGCCAGTTATTTTTCATTCCGCCGACGAGACGGTTGAGCAAGAAAAAATGTTGGCTGGAAAACGCATCGCCATTGCGCACGATGCCGCGTTTGCTTTTTTGTATCGCGCCAATACCGATTGCTTAAAAAATCTCGGCGCAACGCTGGTTTATTTTTCACCGCTGCAGGACAGCGCACTGCCCGATTGCGATGCCGTGTATTTGCCCGGCGGCTATCCCGAATTGCATTTGGATGCGCTCAGTAAAAACAGCGCACTCAAAGAGGCCTTGCAACAACATCACGCCGTAGGCAAGCCGCTGCTCGCAGAATGCGGCGGCCTGTTGTATTTGTTGGATTCGCTGTCCGATAAAAACGGCAAACGCGCAGCGATGGCTGGTTTGTTGCGCGGCGATGCCGTGATGCAAAACAAACTCGCCAATCTCGGCCTGCACAGTGTGTCGCTGCCAGAAGGAGAAGTGCGCGGCCACACTTTTCATCATTCGCAAACCACAACACCTTTGACAGCGCACACGATGACGCAGGGCAAGCGCGGCAAACCGGAACCGGTGTACCGCGATAAAAAATTGCTCGCTTCGTATTTGCACATGTACTTCCCCTCTAACCCCACCGCTATCGCAAGGTTATTGAACACATGA
- the cobI gene encoding precorrin-2 C(20)-methyltransferase codes for MKQGKLIGASLGPGDPQLITRKAWDALHSGAQWAYPIRKKGSDSYALGIAQRAQLTTPDDALALIFPMTHDAEKLARYWLEAANSVLATLNTGRDVVFLVEGDASTFSTFSHLARTLRGLAGEVVIDTIPGVPAYNAACAALAQPLADVDDTIAIVPAAYGVAFVENLLTDFDTLVLMKVKPILDDIIDLLERKHLLAHSTFIEKVGAHEERIVHDITQLRGTKVNYLSLMLVKNPARTRGEIQKGCRKKTA; via the coding sequence ATGAAACAGGGCAAATTGATCGGCGCTTCACTCGGCCCCGGTGATCCGCAACTCATCACGCGCAAAGCTTGGGATGCACTGCACAGCGGCGCGCAGTGGGCGTATCCGATACGCAAAAAAGGCAGCGACAGTTACGCGCTAGGTATTGCACAACGCGCGCAACTCACCACGCCAGATGATGCGCTCGCACTTATTTTTCCCATGACGCATGACGCAGAAAAATTAGCGCGCTATTGGCTAGAAGCAGCAAACAGCGTTTTAGCCACACTGAACACAGGGCGCGATGTGGTGTTTTTGGTGGAAGGCGATGCCTCCACCTTTTCTACTTTCAGTCATTTGGCGCGCACGCTGCGCGGTCTTGCTGGCGAAGTTGTTATCGACACCATTCCCGGCGTGCCAGCCTACAACGCCGCTTGCGCCGCACTCGCACAACCACTGGCCGATGTGGATGACACCATAGCCATCGTGCCGGCCGCATACGGCGTGGCGTTTGTGGAAAATTTGCTGACAGATTTCGACACGCTGGTGCTGATGAAAGTAAAACCTATCCTAGACGACATCATCGATTTGTTAGAGCGCAAACACTTGCTGGCGCACAGCACCTTTATTGAAAAAGTGGGCGCGCATGAAGAGCGCATCGTGCATGACATCACCCAGTTGCGCGGCACAAAAGTCAATTATCTGTCGTTGATGTTGGTTAAAAATCCAGCGCGCACGCGCGGTGAAATCCAAAAAGGTTGCAGGAAAAAAACCGCATGA
- the cobM gene encoding precorrin-4 C(11)-methyltransferase → MTGTVFFVGAGPGDPQLLTLKGRDLIARAGAILFAGSLVSEAATQWAPADCEIADSKDMTLQQIVEWLITRAQKNETVIRLQTGDPGLYGALIEMVQPLDAADIPVSVVPGVTSAMASMAAACESLTLPEVTQTVIFTRVEGRTPMPEGESLAELAAHHSTICMYLSITLLKTIRKELLIAGWSDQSPILVVQKASWPNEEKIVRGTLADIRERCLEEGITAQAMIVASPTLGARHWSELKKSKLYDASFTHRFRKASTEEKQP, encoded by the coding sequence ATGACGGGCACAGTATTTTTTGTCGGCGCAGGCCCCGGCGATCCACAACTGCTGACGCTAAAAGGACGCGACTTGATTGCGCGCGCCGGTGCCATTTTGTTTGCCGGCTCCTTAGTGTCAGAAGCGGCCACGCAATGGGCGCCAGCCGATTGCGAAATTGCCGATTCCAAAGACATGACGCTGCAACAGATTGTGGAATGGCTCATCACACGCGCACAAAAAAATGAAACCGTCATTCGTTTACAAACAGGCGATCCCGGTTTATACGGCGCGTTAATCGAAATGGTACAGCCGTTGGACGCAGCTGACATTCCTGTTTCAGTTGTCCCTGGCGTCACTTCTGCCATGGCTTCCATGGCAGCCGCCTGTGAAAGTTTGACCCTGCCAGAAGTGACGCAAACGGTCATTTTTACGCGCGTCGAAGGCCGCACGCCGATGCCAGAAGGCGAATCGCTGGCAGAACTTGCTGCGCATCACAGCACCATCTGCATGTATCTATCCATCACGCTGTTAAAAACCATTCGCAAAGAATTGTTGATAGCAGGATGGAGCGATCAGTCGCCGATCTTGGTGGTGCAAAAAGCCAGCTGGCCCAACGAAGAAAAAATTGTGCGCGGCACACTCGCAGATATTCGCGAACGCTGCTTAGAAGAGGGCATTACTGCGCAGGCGATGATCGTCGCCAGCCCCACGCTCGGCGCGCGTCACTGGTCCGAATTAAAAAAATCCAAACTGTACGATGCCAGTTTTACGCACCGATTTCGCAAAGCATCCACCGAGGAAAAACAACCATGA
- a CDS encoding cobalamin biosynthesis protein produces MNLAVGLGCDRGALLQTLETALDVALQSIAATRAQIRVFATIDKKNNEHCMQQLAQQENKMLVFFTAEQLAQVAVPNPSETVRKYMGTPAVSEAAALLAADTTLQHLLVEKHKLLGSDGKNVTVSIARIAT; encoded by the coding sequence ATGAACCTAGCAGTGGGTTTAGGCTGTGATCGCGGTGCGCTGTTGCAAACGCTGGAAACGGCCTTGGATGTCGCGCTGCAAAGTATCGCGGCTACGCGCGCGCAGATTCGCGTGTTTGCTACCATCGATAAAAAAAATAATGAGCACTGCATGCAACAGTTAGCGCAACAAGAAAACAAAATGCTGGTGTTTTTTACCGCAGAACAATTGGCACAAGTGGCTGTGCCCAACCCGTCGGAAACCGTGCGCAAATACATGGGCACACCGGCAGTTTCTGAAGCGGCCGCGCTGCTGGCGGCAGACACCACGCTGCAACATTTATTGGTAGAAAAACACAAACTCTTAGGCAGTGACGGCAAAAACGTCACTGTATCCATCGCGAGGATAGCAACATGA
- a CDS encoding CbtA family protein, translating into MKTLLTPALQAGFLAALILTVVQMFTAIPLILEAETYEQAAEPASVVESAPAAPAAHSHTADAVPDHHSAEAAQEEWEPENGWQRTLATASANTVMGVGFALVLVGLFRFRAPKNALTGLAWGAAGYLSVFAAPSLGLHPELPGTAAAELVGRQEWWIGTVLATAIGLSLCVLTRSWSLRVIGFVLIALPHLIGAPLPAVKEALAPEALQHQFILTSALLNALFWAVLGVASAWFYVRANRGAENPSASAAS; encoded by the coding sequence ATGAAAACATTATTAACGCCCGCACTGCAGGCGGGGTTTCTTGCCGCCTTGATTTTGACAGTAGTGCAAATGTTTACCGCTATTCCGCTGATTCTAGAAGCGGAAACTTACGAACAGGCCGCTGAACCTGCGTCCGTGGTGGAATCTGCACCCGCTGCACCCGCTGCACACAGCCACACTGCCGATGCAGTGCCCGATCACCACAGCGCCGAAGCAGCACAAGAAGAATGGGAGCCAGAAAACGGCTGGCAGCGCACCCTCGCCACGGCCAGCGCCAACACCGTGATGGGCGTCGGCTTTGCCCTAGTGCTGGTCGGCCTGTTCCGCTTCCGCGCGCCAAAAAATGCGCTCACTGGATTGGCTTGGGGTGCGGCGGGTTACCTCAGCGTGTTCGCCGCGCCATCTCTGGGGCTGCACCCTGAGCTGCCCGGTACAGCTGCGGCTGAACTGGTGGGCAGACAGGAGTGGTGGATAGGCACCGTGTTGGCCACAGCGATCGGCTTGAGTTTGTGTGTACTAACACGCTCATGGAGCCTGAGAGTGATTGGCTTTGTACTTATAGCCCTGCCGCATTTGATTGGCGCGCCGCTGCCAGCCGTGAAAGAGGCTCTGGCACCAGAAGCCTTGCAACATCAGTTCATTCTGACTTCAGCCCTGCTCAACGCGCTGTTTTGGGCGGTACTGGGCGTGGCCAGTGCGTGGTTTTATGTGCGTGCCAACCGCGGTGCAGAGAACCCGTCAGCGAGTGCTGCCAGCTGA